One Nitrospinaceae bacterium genomic window carries:
- a CDS encoding methylmalonyl-CoA epimerase: MPEFDHIGYAVKNVDGKKELMVDLMGFKFAERKEYDRGGVVSRLDFYETPGGLMELVEVNDPEAPINKFIESRGEGVHHICLRVDDLRATMAEWEAKGVKFMGPAKYGSRNGLIAFADPSTTGGLLTELIQYLKEDEEIPDWV, encoded by the coding sequence ATGCCTGAATTCGATCATATTGGTTATGCGGTCAAGAACGTAGATGGCAAAAAAGAGCTCATGGTAGATCTGATGGGATTTAAGTTTGCCGAGCGCAAGGAGTATGACCGGGGAGGGGTGGTGTCCCGGCTGGATTTTTACGAGACGCCTGGCGGCTTGATGGAGCTTGTGGAAGTGAACGACCCAGAGGCGCCGATCAATAAATTTATCGAATCAAGGGGCGAGGGGGTGCATCATATTTGCCTTCGCGTGGATGACCTTCGTGCGACAATGGCGGAGTGGGAGGCAAAGGGAGTGAAATTCATGGGTCCGGCGAAATATGGTTCGCGTAACGGCCTGATAGCATTTGCCGACCCATCGACAACGGGCGGCCTTCTCACAGAATTGATTCAGTATCTCAAAGAAGACGAAGAAATCCCAGATTGGGTGTAA
- a CDS encoding TVP38/TMEM64 family protein gives MNADYVDKSSLIRRKRIFLWLFAGMIVLAALVAFFWEELAQGVAYLGQLQAQKDRFRDWINSFGLWGPLVFMGVQIGQVVFSPIPGELTGFLGGYIYGVWVSTLYSTIGLSVGSYLAFAIGRWLGRPFVEKLISRTVIEKFDFLVTNKGAIFAFIFFSIPGFPKDYMCYLLGLSPLSIRSFLIVATLGRIPGTIVLGLQGANLYNERYGLFFAMLVGIIVVGALTGYYKESIRIWLRGKADKSA, from the coding sequence TTGAATGCGGATTATGTAGATAAAAGCTCTCTTATCAGACGCAAACGAATTTTCCTGTGGTTGTTCGCCGGGATGATTGTCCTGGCCGCCCTCGTGGCTTTTTTTTGGGAGGAGCTTGCCCAGGGGGTTGCCTACCTGGGGCAGCTTCAGGCGCAAAAGGATAGATTTCGTGACTGGATAAACTCCTTTGGTTTGTGGGGGCCGCTCGTATTTATGGGTGTTCAGATCGGGCAGGTCGTTTTCTCTCCGATACCCGGCGAGCTGACCGGTTTTCTGGGTGGTTATATCTACGGGGTGTGGGTCTCTACGTTATACAGCACGATTGGCCTCTCGGTCGGGAGCTACCTCGCATTTGCTATCGGAAGATGGTTGGGTAGGCCGTTTGTTGAAAAATTAATTTCCCGCACGGTGATCGAAAAATTCGATTTTCTGGTGACGAACAAGGGCGCGATATTTGCCTTTATCTTTTTTTCGATACCGGGATTTCCCAAAGATTATATGTGTTATCTGCTGGGTTTGAGTCCTCTGAGTATTCGCTCATTTCTCATTGTGGCGACATTGGGCCGGATACCGGGGACCATCGTCCTCGGCCTACAGGGAGCCAATCTCTACAACGAGCGCTATGGTCTGTTCTTCGCCATGCTGGTGGGTATTATCGTTGTCGGCGCCCTGACGGGCTACTACAAGGAGTCGATTCGAATTTGGCTGCGGGGAAAGGCAGATAAGTCGGCTTAA
- a CDS encoding cold-shock protein encodes MSQGTVKWFNDAKGFGFITQEDETDIFVHYTAIQQEGFKSLKEGDAVEFEVAQGPKGLQAANVRKAEPAA; translated from the coding sequence GTGTCTCAAGGAACTGTGAAGTGGTTTAACGACGCCAAGGGTTTTGGGTTTATCACGCAAGAGGACGAAACAGATATCTTCGTCCACTACACCGCTATCCAACAGGAAGGCTTTAAGTCCCTCAAGGAAGGCGATGCAGTCGAGTTTGAGGTTGCACAGGGCCCCAAAGGTCTCCAGGCAGCCAACGTTAGAAAAGCGGAACCCGCTGCCTGA
- a CDS encoding methyltransferase domain-containing protein, producing MAIAVGEWTTETQNLSYQSGLGPGMHAGMGETWLTATMETLPLRGGHLDLGCGSGRMTFALKERWSPGGWSIGADRDESSITRAIHRADEDNLSGAEFHHFNVEKENYAKILAGRDPDLITAHLCMGLEIVERAAAALPIGGTFACVALHAALWSEAGFTSRFALTESDVESMFKRFDLIPSFLRIEKRIVEFSSEHEAIEKYFHNGEAIPGWKKDGRWEAVRRYFTGGGHSLTVAAQLQCIARKTAS from the coding sequence ATGGCGATCGCTGTCGGCGAGTGGACCACCGAAACTCAAAATCTCTCCTACCAGAGCGGGCTGGGACCCGGCATGCACGCCGGTATGGGAGAAACCTGGCTCACCGCCACAATGGAGACGCTTCCCCTCAGGGGAGGGCACCTGGATCTGGGCTGCGGCTCGGGGAGGATGACATTCGCCCTCAAGGAGCGCTGGTCGCCCGGCGGCTGGTCGATCGGCGCGGATCGAGACGAGTCTTCGATTACCAGGGCCATACATCGGGCCGATGAAGACAATCTATCGGGCGCAGAGTTCCATCATTTCAATGTTGAAAAAGAAAATTACGCCAAAATCCTCGCGGGTCGAGACCCAGACCTCATCACGGCTCATCTGTGCATGGGTCTAGAAATAGTAGAGCGAGCGGCAGCGGCTCTCCCGATTGGGGGAACTTTTGCTTGCGTGGCGCTCCATGCCGCCCTGTGGAGCGAGGCGGGCTTCACAAGCCGCTTTGCATTAACGGAGTCCGATGTCGAGTCCATGTTCAAACGCTTCGATCTCATCCCATCGTTTCTTCGCATCGAAAAACGAATCGTCGAGTTCAGCAGCGAGCATGAAGCCATCGAGAAGTATTTTCATAACGGCGAGGCGATCCCGGGATGGAAAAAAGATGGCCGCTGGGAAGCGGTGCGCCGCTACTTCACGGGAGGCGGCCATTCTCTTACAGTCGCCGCACAGCTGCAGTGTATCGCCAGAAAGACAGCCTCGTGA
- a CDS encoding cytochrome c: MRNRNFFHALVVCVAAVFFSAALLSPARGAESLEKIQKIRTATMKSISKTLRGIRVFVKNGQLKELAEASEKVAKLIDRIPELSPKGSAFGEKSRIKSEVWDDFNRYKKLTEKSSTAARALAKVAGIGDAKSSMSAFRVLGKSCGACHKPFRKKKKRR; the protein is encoded by the coding sequence ATGCGTAATCGTAATTTTTTTCATGCCCTAGTTGTTTGTGTTGCCGCTGTGTTTTTCTCAGCGGCATTGTTGTCTCCCGCACGAGGTGCGGAGTCGCTTGAAAAGATTCAAAAAATTCGGACGGCTACGATGAAGTCCATCAGTAAAACATTGCGCGGCATTAGGGTATTCGTCAAAAATGGTCAATTAAAAGAGTTGGCGGAAGCTTCTGAGAAAGTGGCGAAACTTATTGACCGGATACCCGAATTGAGTCCCAAAGGGAGCGCTTTCGGAGAAAAGTCCCGAATAAAATCTGAAGTATGGGACGATTTTAACCGCTACAAAAAACTTACAGAAAAATCCTCGACCGCCGCCCGAGCGCTCGCGAAGGTTGCCGGAATCGGAGATGCGAAATCCTCGATGAGTGCGTTTCGCGTACTTGGAAAGAGTTGTGGTGCATGCCACAAACCCTTCAGAAAGAAAAAGAAAAGACGATGA